One Leisingera sp. M658 genomic window carries:
- a CDS encoding DUF2237 family protein, translating into MEKDDSINVLGGPLAPCSTAPVTGFFRDGHCNTCAEDQGSHTVCVVMTAEFLAFSKYVGNDLSTPRAEFGFAGLQSGDRWCLCAARFLQAADEGCAPKVHLEATHQQALEIVPLSILQSYAADPA; encoded by the coding sequence ATGGAAAAAGACGACAGCATCAATGTTCTGGGCGGCCCGCTGGCGCCTTGCTCCACTGCGCCGGTGACCGGATTTTTCCGCGATGGGCATTGCAACACCTGCGCCGAGGATCAGGGCAGCCATACAGTTTGCGTGGTGATGACTGCGGAATTCCTGGCGTTCAGCAAATACGTCGGCAATGACCTGTCGACCCCGCGGGCCGAGTTCGGCTTTGCCGGCCTGCAGTCTGGCGACCGCTGGTGCCTGTGCGCGGCCCGATTCCTGCAGGCAGCGGATGAGGGCTGCGCCCCCAAGGTGCATCTTGAGGCCACCCATCAGCAGGCACTGGAGATTGTGCCGCTCAGCATTCTGCAAAGCTATGCCGCCGATCCGGCCTGA
- a CDS encoding antibiotic biosynthesis monooxygenase has translation MSYIAMNRFKIRPGREADFETIWKQRESRLKELKGFREFRLLKGPEGADHHLYSSHVIWDSREDFEAWTKSEQFRAAHRDAGKREGESPILGHPQFEGFETVLHEA, from the coding sequence ATGAGCTACATCGCCATGAACCGTTTCAAGATCCGCCCGGGCCGCGAAGCCGATTTTGAGACCATCTGGAAACAGCGGGAAAGCCGCCTGAAGGAGCTGAAGGGGTTCCGCGAATTCCGCCTGCTTAAAGGCCCGGAAGGCGCAGACCACCATCTCTATTCCAGCCATGTGATCTGGGACAGCCGCGAAGATTTTGAGGCCTGGACCAAATCCGAACAGTTCCGTGCTGCGCACCGCGATGCGGGCAAGCGCGAAGGCGAAAGCCCGATCCTGGGCCATCCGCAGTTCGAAGGGTTCGAGACCGTCCTGCACGAGGCCTGA
- the trpB gene encoding tryptophan synthase subunit beta gives MADDLFNSFMNGPDEQGRFGIFGGRFVSETLMPLILSLEAEYNRAKDDPAFWAEMKDLWTHYVGRPSPLYHAERLSAELGGAKIYMKRDELNHTGAHKVNNVLGQILLARRMGKTRIIAETGAGQHGVATATVCAKFGLKCIVYMGAHDVKRQAPNVFRMRLLGAEVIPVTSGRGTLKDAMNDALRDWVTNVRDTFYCIGTAAGPHPYPAMVRDFQSIIGKEVRWQLAEQEGEGRLPDTVIAAIGGGSNAIGLFHPFLDDPSVKIIGVEAGGKGVDDRIQHCASLTGGRPGVLHGNRTYLLQNEDGQIQEGYSISAGLDYPGIGPEHSWLHESGRAEYVSITDKEALEAFQVSCRTEGIIPALEPSHALAHVMKIAPKLPSDHIIVMNMCGRGDKDVFTVAKHLGFDMSDTEEGRSFEE, from the coding sequence ATGGCCGACGATCTTTTCAACAGCTTCATGAACGGTCCGGATGAACAGGGGCGTTTTGGCATCTTTGGCGGACGGTTTGTCTCGGAAACCCTGATGCCGCTGATCCTGAGCCTTGAGGCCGAATATAACCGCGCCAAGGACGACCCTGCCTTTTGGGCGGAGATGAAGGATCTGTGGACGCATTACGTCGGCCGTCCCAGTCCGCTCTATCACGCCGAGCGTCTGAGCGCAGAGCTGGGCGGCGCCAAGATCTATATGAAGCGTGACGAGCTGAACCACACCGGCGCGCATAAGGTGAACAACGTGCTGGGCCAGATCCTGCTGGCACGCCGTATGGGGAAGACACGGATCATCGCCGAAACCGGTGCCGGCCAGCACGGTGTGGCGACTGCCACCGTCTGCGCCAAGTTCGGCCTTAAGTGCATCGTCTACATGGGCGCCCATGACGTGAAGCGCCAGGCGCCGAATGTGTTCCGCATGCGCCTTTTGGGTGCTGAAGTGATCCCGGTCACCTCGGGCCGCGGCACCTTGAAGGACGCAATGAACGACGCGCTGCGCGACTGGGTGACCAATGTGCGCGACACCTTCTATTGCATCGGCACCGCCGCAGGCCCGCACCCGTACCCCGCGATGGTGCGCGATTTCCAGTCGATCATCGGCAAGGAAGTGCGCTGGCAGCTGGCCGAGCAGGAAGGCGAGGGCCGTCTGCCGGATACTGTGATTGCTGCGATCGGCGGCGGTTCTAACGCCATTGGCCTGTTCCACCCGTTTCTGGATGACCCATCGGTGAAAATCATCGGGGTTGAGGCCGGTGGCAAGGGTGTGGATGACCGGATCCAGCACTGCGCCTCCCTCACTGGCGGGCGTCCGGGCGTGCTGCATGGCAACCGCACCTATCTGCTGCAGAATGAGGACGGCCAGATCCAGGAAGGCTATTCGATTTCCGCAGGTTTGGATTATCCGGGCATCGGCCCCGAACATTCCTGGCTGCATGAGTCGGGGCGCGCCGAATATGTCTCGATCACCGACAAGGAAGCGCTGGAAGCCTTTCAGGTCAGCTGCCGCACCGAAGGCATCATCCCGGCGCTGGAGCCCAGCCACGCGCTGGCCCATGTGATGAAGATCGCGCCCAAGCTGCCGTCGGACCACATCATTGTGATGAACATGTGCGGCCGCGGCGACAAGGACGTGTTCACCGTTGCCAAGCATCTGGGCTTTGATATGTCCGACACCGAAGAAGGCCGCAGCTTCGAGGAGTAA
- a CDS encoding phosphoribosylanthranilate isomerase: MTEIRVKICGLSAPQDVAAVAGAGAAYAGFVFFPKSPRNVSIELAAALAVETPAGLCKVALTVNAADAELDAITAAVPLDMLQLHGKESPQRVAEVRARYGLPVMKAVGIADAADLPQIALYEQVADQLLIDAKPPKEAALPGGNGLAFDWRLLAGRKYWQKPWMLAGGLTPGNVAEAIRMTGARQVDVSSGVENAPGQKDAALIEDFTRAAHASRG; this comes from the coding sequence ATGACAGAGATCCGGGTCAAGATCTGCGGGCTTAGCGCGCCGCAGGATGTTGCGGCCGTTGCCGGGGCAGGGGCGGCTTATGCCGGTTTTGTATTTTTCCCGAAGTCCCCGCGCAACGTCAGCATCGAACTGGCCGCAGCTTTGGCCGTCGAAACCCCCGCCGGCCTGTGCAAAGTAGCGCTGACAGTAAACGCCGCAGATGCAGAGCTTGATGCGATCACAGCCGCGGTGCCGCTTGATATGCTGCAGCTCCATGGCAAGGAAAGCCCGCAGCGGGTGGCCGAGGTGCGCGCCCGCTACGGCCTGCCGGTGATGAAGGCCGTTGGCATCGCCGATGCCGCCGACCTGCCGCAGATTGCGCTTTATGAACAGGTGGCTGATCAGCTCTTGATCGACGCCAAGCCTCCCAAGGAGGCCGCGCTGCCGGGCGGGAATGGCCTGGCCTTTGACTGGCGGCTGCTGGCGGGCCGCAAATACTGGCAGAAACCCTGGATGCTGGCCGGCGGCCTGACCCCGGGCAACGTCGCCGAGGCGATCCGCATGACCGGTGCGCGTCAGGTCGATGTCTCCTCCGGCGTTGAAAACGCGCCGGGGCAGAAAGACGCCGCGCTGATCGAAGATTTCACCAGGGCGGCGCACGCTTCCCGTGGCTGA
- a CDS encoding LapA family protein, translating to MRYIRYAVLGSLAIVLVSVALANRSFVELKLMPSALGELFGFNFTIALPLFAVVLGGVGAGLVIGFLWEWLREHKHRSEAAQKTREARRLNREVSKLKKQKNEGKDEVLALLEDAG from the coding sequence ATGCGTTACATTCGCTACGCGGTTCTGGGGTCTCTGGCCATTGTGCTGGTTTCGGTTGCCCTTGCAAACCGATCTTTTGTCGAACTGAAGCTGATGCCCTCGGCGTTGGGCGAGCTTTTTGGTTTCAATTTCACCATTGCGCTGCCGCTGTTTGCGGTGGTGCTGGGCGGGGTTGGCGCCGGGCTGGTGATCGGCTTCCTGTGGGAATGGCTGCGCGAGCACAAGCACCGCAGCGAAGCCGCGCAGAAGACGCGCGAGGCGCGCAGGCTGAACCGCGAAGTGAGCAAGCTGAAAAAGCAGAAGAACGAAGGCAAAGACGAAGTTCTGGCGCTTTTGGAAGACGCGGGCTGA
- the ihfB gene encoding integration host factor subunit beta, producing MIRSELIQMIADENPHLYQRDVERIVNTVFEEVTDAMSRGDRVELRGFGAFSVKKRDSRTGRNPRTGETVHVDEKHVPFFKTGKLLRDRLNGKA from the coding sequence ATGATCCGCTCTGAGTTGATTCAGATGATTGCAGACGAAAACCCGCACCTGTATCAGCGGGATGTGGAGAGGATCGTGAACACGGTGTTCGAGGAAGTGACCGATGCGATGTCCCGCGGCGACCGGGTTGAGCTGCGCGGCTTTGGCGCCTTTTCGGTCAAAAAGCGGGACTCGCGGACCGGCCGCAATCCCCGCACCGGTGAAACGGTCCATGTCGATGAAAAACATGTGCCGTTCTTCAAGACTGGCAAGCTCTTGAGGGACCGCCTGAACGGGAAAGCCTGA
- a CDS encoding ammonium transporter: MSTIHAQQVTLNSLVQNILYASGIVGAILVVVGLLLIDAGTARRRNLFNSTIEKTLGFFLGFATYYVIGFGLWAGQYYIMEGATMMDSIKDWWLGGALTNAMAHHTDPGTFPGLNTFQIFIFFLAVFAGIINILLHFAVSERMKASAYFITCIVAAVVSSGLSWATWGSVGPLTNAGFHDFFGVGFVYLFPAGMALVFTPKLGARPGMMAPHPRISAYLAPSIGLCAPGLLLIFAGLPMVILSCLFFFDPEALAVSITMADTSVGIAINNYALVWAGGAVTGLLIAYATGKYAYTLLGPLAGYVAGASGFDVYLPWQAFIVGLVAPFIAYAVYEFTLKRGIDEHKLFPLFLGCGTFGMIMLGLFKAGTPRGGYFGVEEGAYAFQHGEISLVMQLAGTAVCIGTGVVTALILAFILERTVGLRVSEDDQIDGLDGKVWDLEPDVITHADSVQRA; this comes from the coding sequence GTGAGCACGATACACGCTCAGCAAGTTACGCTGAATTCACTGGTACAGAATATTCTGTACGCTTCCGGGATCGTCGGGGCCATTCTGGTCGTCGTCGGCCTGCTGCTGATTGATGCAGGCACTGCACGGCGCAGGAATCTGTTCAACTCGACGATTGAAAAAACGCTGGGGTTCTTCCTCGGGTTTGCGACCTACTACGTCATCGGTTTTGGCCTGTGGGCCGGGCAGTATTACATCATGGAAGGCGCGACCATGATGGATTCCATCAAGGATTGGTGGCTGGGCGGCGCCCTGACCAATGCGATGGCGCATCATACGGATCCGGGAACCTTTCCGGGGCTGAACACCTTCCAGATCTTCATCTTTTTCCTGGCGGTGTTTGCCGGCATCATCAACATCCTGCTGCATTTCGCAGTATCTGAACGGATGAAGGCCTCCGCCTATTTCATCACCTGCATTGTCGCCGCGGTGGTGTCCTCGGGCCTGAGCTGGGCAACCTGGGGGTCGGTCGGGCCGCTGACCAATGCGGGCTTCCACGATTTCTTCGGCGTCGGGTTCGTCTATCTGTTCCCGGCCGGCATGGCGCTGGTATTCACGCCCAAGCTGGGCGCACGCCCCGGCATGATGGCGCCGCATCCGCGGATCTCGGCCTATCTGGCGCCGAGCATCGGGTTGTGCGCTCCGGGCCTTTTGCTGATCTTTGCCGGCTTGCCGATGGTGATCCTGTCCTGCCTGTTTTTCTTTGATCCCGAAGCGCTGGCCGTCAGCATCACCATGGCCGACACCAGCGTCGGCATCGCAATCAACAATTACGCGCTGGTCTGGGCCGGCGGTGCGGTGACTGGCCTGCTGATCGCCTATGCCACCGGTAAATACGCCTATACGCTGCTGGGCCCGCTGGCGGGCTATGTCGCGGGCGCGTCCGGCTTTGATGTCTATCTGCCCTGGCAGGCGTTCATTGTCGGGCTGGTGGCGCCGTTCATTGCCTATGCGGTCTATGAGTTCACGCTGAAGCGCGGCATCGACGAACACAAGCTGTTCCCGCTGTTCCTGGGCTGCGGTACCTTCGGAATGATCATGCTGGGCCTGTTCAAGGCTGGCACCCCGCGCGGCGGCTACTTCGGGGTTGAGGAAGGCGCCTATGCGTTCCAGCACGGGGAAATCTCGCTGGTGATGCAGCTGGCGGGTACTGCTGTCTGCATCGGCACCGGTGTTGTCACTGCGCTGATTTTGGCCTTCATCCTGGAGCGGACCGTGGGGCTGCGTGTGTCCGAGGACGACCAGATCGACGGGCTGGACGGCAAGGTCTGGGACCTGGAGCCGGATGTCATCACCCACGCGGACAGCGTGCAGCGCGCCTGA
- a CDS encoding IS66 family transposase, whose product MVMFRYAPGWGAGHALRFFKVHRKQIVQCNGYETYEKLTKAERTVSPWVLVHCWTHRRRRFVKRLEKDSLPIAEETLRQIAELNTVEKSVRGLPAEARLAARHELSTPVIAAFWP is encoded by the coding sequence ATGGTGATGTTCCGCTACGCACCTGGCTGGGGCGCCGGGCATGCTCTCCGCTTCTTCAAGGTCCATCGCAAGCAAATCGTGCAATGCAACGGCTATGAAACCTATGAGAAGCTCACCAAGGCCGAGCGGACCGTGAGCCCATGGGTGCTCGTCCATTGCTGGACGCATAGGCGCCGACGCTTCGTGAAGCGGCTCGAAAAGGACAGCTTGCCGATCGCTGAAGAAACTCTGCGCCAGATCGCCGAGCTCAATACCGTCGAGAAATCCGTGCGCGGCCTGCCCGCCGAAGCCCGGCTTGCTGCCCGGCACGAACTCTCTACGCCGGTCATCGCGGCCTTCTGGCCCTAG
- a CDS encoding biopolymer transporter ExbD — MDRRARKKCLSLAPMINVVFLLLIFFLLTLQIAPRAPLSIAPPRPENGDSATPGILHVKPG; from the coding sequence TTGGACCGCCGCGCTCGAAAAAAGTGCCTTAGCCTCGCGCCGATGATTAACGTGGTGTTCCTGCTGCTGATCTTCTTCTTGCTGACCTTGCAGATCGCTCCGCGGGCACCTCTTTCGATTGCGCCGCCCAGGCCGGAGAACGGAGACAGCGCAACACCGGGAATTCTGCACGTGAAGCCCGGTTGA
- a CDS encoding DUF6925 family protein, giving the protein MPELQQVLKDALMQEDCGWNMGSFGAIAEFHHVYGDPAPQEHAGLMQVTSRGGVRIDTLEGVRPVAYETLSPKPHRWTQAVSLCLPQAEAAMNQRDVLTALGPDEGALRGEDRRAQLFDMGLGQYQADFCIRTADPELLDVLNKNAGRSLFEHGNPVMGAILKHHPHRVLLTRLGRVEVYQMIGGPDTGGKSPEGPHTHVLPKLLRAERTHSANTPIPEGWVPCCGVHPENPVIGLLGEDKVFNRAAFDAFQDLLSAWGAEAYCQGKQAVWELLNTETPAGSAEEPDTREGRAGWRNGIRQWRLLHGPSRLTASYTERFDRGAEQTEPENPGH; this is encoded by the coding sequence ATGCCTGAGCTTCAACAGGTGCTGAAAGACGCGCTGATGCAAGAAGATTGCGGCTGGAACATGGGGTCTTTTGGCGCCATTGCCGAGTTCCACCATGTCTATGGCGACCCGGCCCCGCAGGAACATGCCGGGCTGATGCAGGTAACCTCCCGCGGCGGCGTGCGCATCGACACATTGGAGGGCGTGCGCCCGGTTGCCTATGAAACGCTCAGCCCCAAGCCGCACCGCTGGACGCAAGCCGTGTCGCTGTGCCTGCCGCAGGCCGAGGCCGCGATGAACCAGCGCGATGTTCTGACCGCGCTTGGCCCTGACGAAGGCGCCCTGCGCGGCGAAGACCGCCGCGCCCAGTTGTTCGACATGGGCCTGGGCCAGTACCAGGCGGATTTCTGCATCCGCACCGCCGATCCGGAATTGCTGGACGTGCTGAACAAAAACGCCGGCCGCTCGCTGTTTGAACATGGCAACCCGGTGATGGGCGCAATCCTGAAACATCACCCCCACAGGGTGCTGCTGACCCGCCTCGGCCGGGTAGAGGTTTACCAGATGATCGGCGGTCCCGACACCGGCGGCAAGTCCCCCGAAGGCCCGCATACCCATGTGCTGCCCAAATTGCTGCGCGCCGAGCGCACCCATTCCGCCAACACGCCCATCCCCGAAGGCTGGGTGCCCTGCTGCGGCGTCCATCCTGAGAACCCGGTGATAGGCCTCCTGGGCGAGGACAAGGTGTTCAACCGTGCGGCCTTCGACGCATTCCAAGACCTGCTGAGCGCTTGGGGCGCCGAAGCATACTGCCAGGGCAAGCAGGCGGTCTGGGAGCTGCTTAATACAGAAACCCCTGCCGGGTCGGCGGAAGAGCCGGACACCCGCGAAGGCCGGGCAGGCTGGCGCAATGGCATCCGGCAATGGCGGCTGCTGCACGGCCCCAGCCGCCTGACAGCGTCCTACACCGAGCGCTTTGACCGCGGTGCAGAGCAAACAGAACCGGAAAACCCGGGCCACTGA
- a CDS encoding adenosylcobinamide amidohydrolase, producing MGRVTLERPWIEFDLGAEMQVLSWAVNRPGLAAARRILWREVRNSDLPPDLDVTEWFAGELAQRDCEDAVAFLTSRDVRRYCEATANVEGITAHAVATVGLSNAERVGSRMDYASRNWGTINVALRLSEGLTQAGLIEAMSIAVQARTAAVMEAGIALPGGIATGTGTDCVAVAAPAGATPYAGLHTATGEAIGKAVYQAVHLGALEWKSTNRRAAHA from the coding sequence ATGGGCAGGGTCACCTTGGAACGCCCCTGGATCGAATTTGACCTCGGTGCCGAAATGCAGGTGCTGAGCTGGGCAGTGAACCGCCCCGGCCTTGCCGCTGCCCGCCGTATCCTGTGGCGCGAGGTCCGCAACAGCGACCTGCCACCGGATTTGGATGTCACCGAATGGTTCGCAGGTGAACTGGCGCAGAGGGACTGCGAGGATGCCGTGGCCTTCCTCACCTCTCGCGATGTGCGCCGCTATTGCGAGGCAACGGCCAATGTAGAAGGCATCACCGCCCATGCGGTAGCCACCGTCGGCCTGTCCAACGCCGAGCGGGTTGGGAGCCGGATGGACTACGCCAGCCGCAACTGGGGAACCATCAATGTCGCACTGCGCCTCTCCGAAGGGCTGACCCAGGCCGGGCTGATCGAAGCGATGAGTATCGCGGTCCAGGCCCGCACAGCGGCCGTGATGGAGGCGGGCATCGCCCTGCCAGGCGGCATTGCGACCGGTACCGGAACCGACTGTGTCGCGGTGGCGGCACCGGCTGGTGCAACTCCTTATGCCGGACTGCATACCGCTACCGGCGAAGCCATAGGCAAAGCCGTTTACCAGGCTGTCCATCTGGGCGCCCTGGAATGGAAATCAACCAACAGGAGGGCAGCACATGCCTGA
- a CDS encoding ABC transporter ATP-binding protein: MSVLSVRNLSVTLRNRPVLRDVSFEIQAGEFVGLLGPNGAGKSSLMRAALGLIPAQGHSSLAAMKASERARAVAWMPQSREIAWPIPVERLVALGRLPHLPQGLRLPPGDQALVDQSIERMGLDPFRQRAASRLSGGEQARALIARALAQDTPLLMADEPAAGLDPAHQISTMEVFASLAAEGRAALVSLHDLGLAARHCTRLILLAEGGILADGAPAEVLTPALMARAFGISVWHETTAQGPVFQPLEVL; encoded by the coding sequence ATGAGCGTGCTTTCGGTTCGGAACCTCTCTGTCACCTTGCGGAACCGCCCGGTGCTGCGTGATGTGTCGTTTGAAATCCAAGCAGGTGAATTCGTTGGCCTGCTGGGGCCGAATGGCGCCGGCAAAAGCAGCCTGATGCGCGCCGCCTTGGGGCTGATCCCGGCGCAGGGGCACAGCTCGCTGGCGGCGATGAAAGCGTCGGAGCGCGCCCGCGCGGTGGCCTGGATGCCGCAATCGCGCGAGATTGCCTGGCCGATCCCGGTGGAGCGGCTGGTGGCGCTTGGCCGCCTGCCGCATCTGCCTCAGGGGCTGCGGCTGCCGCCCGGCGATCAGGCGCTGGTCGACCAGTCGATTGAGCGCATGGGACTGGATCCGTTCCGGCAGCGCGCAGCCTCCCGCCTGTCAGGCGGCGAGCAGGCCCGCGCACTGATTGCCCGCGCGCTGGCGCAGGACACGCCGCTGTTGATGGCTGACGAGCCCGCCGCCGGGCTGGACCCGGCGCATCAGATTTCCACCATGGAGGTTTTTGCCAGCCTCGCGGCCGAAGGCCGCGCCGCGCTGGTATCATTGCATGACCTTGGGCTTGCCGCACGCCACTGCACCCGGCTGATCCTGCTGGCCGAAGGCGGAATACTGGCTGATGGTGCGCCCGCTGAGGTGCTGACACCGGCGTTGATGGCCCGCGCCTTTGGCATCTCGGTCTGGCATGAGACCACGGCGCAAGGGCCGGTGTTCCAGCCGCTGGAGGTGCTGTGA
- a CDS encoding iron ABC transporter permease has translation MTRLMLMLTTAVLALFLLSLTVGPADVGIGESLAALFDNSYGPLTLVMREIRLPRALLAVIIGGGLGLAGAAMQGYLRNPLAEPGLIGVSSSAALGAVLAINTGLAASLTLGLPLAALSGALAGVFLVMALAGPQGGSLTLILAGIAISAMAAALTSLVLNLSPNPFAANEIVFWMMGSLADRSMLHVWLVLPFALTGAAILMTLSRGLDALTLGEDAAQTMGMNLNRLRLLLVIGTASIVGGATAVAGAIGFIGLVVPHILRPLVGGQPSRLLWASALGGAIMLQLADITVRIILPSRDLKLGVVTALVGAPLFLHLIYKTRKGLA, from the coding sequence ATGACCCGTCTGATGCTAATGCTTACCACGGCCGTTTTGGCGTTGTTCCTGCTGTCGCTGACCGTGGGGCCTGCGGATGTGGGCATCGGCGAAAGCCTGGCGGCCCTTTTTGACAACAGCTATGGTCCGCTGACGCTGGTGATGCGCGAAATCCGGCTGCCGCGGGCGCTGCTTGCGGTGATCATCGGCGGCGGGCTGGGGCTGGCGGGTGCCGCGATGCAGGGCTACCTGCGCAACCCGCTGGCTGAGCCGGGGTTGATCGGTGTGTCCTCCTCGGCGGCGCTGGGGGCGGTGCTGGCGATCAACACCGGGCTGGCGGCCAGTCTCACCCTGGGCCTGCCGCTGGCCGCTCTGTCGGGAGCTTTGGCGGGTGTGTTTCTGGTGATGGCGCTGGCCGGACCGCAGGGCGGCTCGCTGACGCTGATCCTGGCGGGGATCGCGATCTCAGCGATGGCAGCGGCGCTCACCTCGCTGGTGCTGAACCTGTCGCCCAACCCCTTTGCCGCCAATGAGATCGTGTTCTGGATGATGGGCTCGCTGGCGGACCGCTCAATGCTGCATGTCTGGCTGGTGCTGCCCTTTGCACTGACGGGAGCCGCGATCCTGATGACGCTGTCGCGGGGGCTGGATGCGCTGACCCTGGGCGAGGATGCGGCGCAGACGATGGGAATGAACCTGAACCGGCTGCGGCTGCTGTTGGTCATTGGAACCGCCAGCATCGTCGGCGGTGCAACCGCGGTGGCCGGGGCCATCGGTTTCATCGGTCTGGTGGTGCCGCATATCCTGCGCCCGCTGGTTGGCGGCCAGCCGTCGCGGCTGTTGTGGGCCTCGGCACTTGGCGGCGCCATTATGTTGCAATTGGCAGATATCACGGTGCGGATCATCCTGCCGTCGCGCGACCTCAAGCTAGGAGTGGTCACTGCCCTGGTTGGCGCGCCGCTTTTCCTGCATCTGATCTATAAGACGCGGAAGGGGCTGGCATGA